In the Colletotrichum lupini chromosome 1, complete sequence genome, one interval contains:
- a CDS encoding NADPH-dependent FMN reductase, with translation MSAAKKVAVIATSTRTPRIGTKVAELVKDTITTDATTNGIDLNLVEVSSFRLPVFDEQIIPAQVPAAGDFAHEHSKAWSREIAKYDAYIIVVPEYNYGLPGGTKNAIDYLYNEWIGKPIAVVSYGIMGGNSASAQAQKTLEGMKLRVAPTRPALAFAGGAGPDLVAAMGHGEIGEESRKKWEGESESILKAFGELKELLNAPAQAKTEP, from the coding sequence ATGAGTGCCGCTAAGAAAGTTGCCGTTATCGCGACGAGCACTCGAACTCCACGCATTGGAACTAAGGTCGCGGAACTGGTGAAAGATACCATTACCACAGATGCTACCACCAATGGCATCGATCTGAATCTTGTAGAAGTCTCTTCTTTCAGACTTCCCGTCTTCGATGAACAGATCATTCCCGCTCAGGTCCCAGCTGCAGGTGACTTCGCCCACGAGCACAGCAAAGCGTGGAGCAGGGAAATCGCCAAGTACGATGCCTACATCATTGTGGTTCCAGAGTACAACTACGGCCTGCCTGGCGGCACCAAGAATGCCATTGACTACTTGTATAACGAGTGGATCGGCAAACCCATTGCTGTAGTCAGCTATGGCATCATGGGTGGCAACTCGGCGTCAGCGCAGGCGCAGAAGACGCTGGAGGGCATGAAACTCCGGGTTGCGCCGACGCGACCGGCGCTTGCTTTTGCGGGTGGAGCCGGACCGGATCTGGTGGCTGCCATGGGCCACGGAGAGATCGGGGAAGAGTCGCGGAAGAAGTGGGAGGGAGAATCGGAGAGCATACTCAAAGCCTTCGGAGAGTTAAAGGAGCTTCTCAACGCGCCGGCTCAGGCGAAGACGGAACCTTGA
- a CDS encoding NPP1 domain-containing protein yields the protein MLLKSLSPLLGCLAVSQTVSASLLPRDGDDSGGHPWINHDAVVPFTQKPSVVGGSLELRFNPFLFVSGGCDPYPAVDAQGNLGAGLKPTGGGRSGCGDGGSAQVYVRRGESQGRKAIIYSYYMPKVRWAKGNNNGHRHYWASVVVWVNRFGCDDSDITSIWPVGISYTTDHLNWGSASAGEVSFRSSDVGIDMATHPKIQIHDEAIAPFTGADGDKLFERTLISWDSLPALAKQALTDVKYEKTQVPFTDEHFQAQIDAAYRDGFYAGVKKEPDCPSNDVPPADDPPVTTTAAAAEPTGLDK from the exons ATGTTGTTGAAATCTCTTAGCCCTCTTCTGGGCTGCCTCGCCGTCTCCCAGACCGTTTCTGCATCACTATTGCCCCGCGATGGCGATGACTCTGGTGGTCACCCGTGGATTAATCATGACGCCGTCGTTCCATTCACTCAGAAGCCTTCAGTTGTTGGTGGAAGCTTGGAACTTCGTTTCAACCCCTTCCTCTTCGTTTCGGGAGGTTGCGATCCTTACCCGGCGGTAGATGCCCAGGGCAACCTTGG CGCTGGTCTGAAGCCTACTGGTGGTGGTCGCAGTGGCTGCGGTGACGGTGGCTCGGCTCAAGTCTATGTCCGTCGTGGAGAGAGCCAGGGCCGGAAGGCAATTATCTACAGTTATTACATGCCCAAGGTCCGTTGGGCCAAGGGAAATAACAACGGTCACCGCCACTACTGGGCTAGTGTCGTTGTCTGGGTCAACCGCTTCGGCTGCGACGACAGCGACATCACGTCCATCTGGCCCGTCGGAATCTCCTACACCACTGACCACCTGAACTGGGGCTCGGCTTCTGCCGGAGAAGTCTCTTTCAGGTCCTCGGATGTTGGCATCGATATGGCTACACACCCCAAGATCCAAATTCACGACGAGGCAATCGCGCCCTTCACCGGCGCGGATGGTGATAAGCTTTTCGAGCGTACCCTCATCAGCTGGGATTCCCTCCCCGCGCTCGCAAAGCAGGCGTTGACGGACGTCAAGTACGAGAAGACCCAGGTTCCCTTCACGGACGAGCACTTCCAGGCTCAGATTGACGCTGCCTACCGTGATGGTTTCTATGCTGGTGTAAAGAAGGAGCCTGACTGCCCTTCAAATGATGTGCCTCCAGCCGATGACCCTCCTGTCACTACAACGGCCGCGGCTGCCGAGCCTACCGGCTTGGACAAATAA
- a CDS encoding necrosis inducing protein, protein MKLISFATFLLASVPSVLSATLQARVKDVAVDGKWKNHDDIHSLPAEAASGSKGELQLRFQPFIKVLGGCVPFPAVDAEGYLGAGLKPTGKGNGDCGSSEGQLYVRTGTVKERTGIMYSFYVPKVNKEHRHYWASIVVWVYGAEVNTAQPVGISYQTDNGVYDVGSYPATKWSSGASLVGRPTHPLVAYWGKKIVGPLTENMENTLNLPIIDWDMLPEPAQKQLDGAIFEHTSVPFIDKNFGDNLNKAFDEGFYADLPGGDGDEDGGDPTDPEPAGPMPSKAPPAPTASHKPLPSDI, encoded by the exons ATgaagttaattagttttgCAACTTTCCTGCTTGCCAGCGTCCCGAGTGTCCTCTCGGCCACCTTGCAAGCACGAGTAAAGGACGTGGCCGTAGATGGCAAGTGGAAGAACCATGACGACATCCACTCTCTCCCAGCTGAAGCTGCTTCTGGATCTAAGGGAGAACTTCAACTTCGTTTTCAGCCCTTCATCAAAGTTTTGGGAGGATGTGTTCCCTTCCCAGCCGTAGATGCTGAAGGCTATCTCGG TGCCGGTCTCAAGCCTACCGGCAAGGGAAATGGTGACTGTGGGTCTAGTGAAGGTCAGCTCTATGTCAGAACTGGCACAGTCAAAGAACGCACCGGAATCATGTACTCCTTCTACGTCCCCAAAGTCAACAAGGAGCATCGTCACTACTGGGCATCCATCGTGGTATGGGTTTACGGTGCCGAAGTCAACACCGCGCAACCCGTGGGCATCAGCTACCAAACCGACAATGGAGTGTACGACGTTGGCTCATATCCCGCCACGAAGTGGTCGTCGGGCGCTAGCCTGGTGGGCAGACCCACGCATCCGCTCGTGGCTTACTGGGGCAAGAAAATCGTTGGCCCGCTCACCGAGAACATGGAAAACACCCTCAACCTCCCAATCATCGACTGGGATATGCTCCCGGAGCCTGCGCAGAAGCAGCTAGACGGTGCCATTTTCGAGCACACCTCGGTCCCCTTTATCGACAAGAACTTTGGCGATAACTTGAACAAGGCATTCGATGAGGGTTTCTATGCCGATCTTCcgggcggcgacggcgatgAGGATGGAGGTGACCCCACTGATCCGGAGCCGGCTGGCCCGATGCCCTCCAAGGCCCCACCGGCGCCCACCGCTTCGCACAAGCCTCTGCCGTCAGATATCTAA
- a CDS encoding NPP1 domain-containing protein: protein MIRHALTLLLLSTTITGQVTSPDSPYNPESQDDGDALAERAVSPGIKPLPSVKPAPGSKPAPSVVPPRNQTSSHVPSTFSKSIRITTSSHWSSYAPSSSRKPTWSPLPSSTRKPSQLPSSTWHSSALKPSSTPAPIHVSNGETVAAAVGAVIIGGILGGFVMAPSGALLPIAAGQTAVLSAAAGSGAAGSMPEFELDPVEDKPDLPESVPEVKPTQQKPTEKPTEKPATPTQVPTPSQSYDPETASETYDPWTSSAPWSSSAPPSEFPSSTSAPFSWTSSEPASSLVTTSSVWSTTIATSTSSAAPTSTALNWIDHDKVAALNEATSLGLEGQLQLRFNPELFVSGGCDPYPAVDAFGSLGAGLRPTGGGRSGCGNGGTGQVYVRRGSSQGRTAIMYSYYFPKVRWAKGNDNGHTHYWASIVVWVNRWGCEGDTDVSAVFPVGVSFTRDHTLWDTAQTGDISYLESTHPKMQIHDNAMSPFTGADGDKVFERTLVAWDALPDAAERALSLVEYEKTQVPFIDANFQTYLDAAYKESFYGALTDQQGCGGTN, encoded by the exons ATGATCCGACACGCATTGACTTTGCTTCTGCTCTCGACGACCATTACTGGTCAGGTCACCTCTCCCGACAGTCCTTACAACCCCGAGTCGCAGGATGACGGCGATGCATTGGCAGAGAGGGCCGTCAGCCCTGGGATTAAACCTCTCCCAAGTGTGAAGCCGGCCCCGGGCTCGAAGCCAGCCCCGAGTGTCGTGCCTCCCCGAAATCAGACGTCATCTCACGTTCCATCGACGTTCTCCAAGTCGATCCGTATCACCACTTCCTCTCACTGGAGTAGCTATGCTCCTTCCTCTTCCCGGAAACCGACATGGAGCCCACTTCCTTCTTCTACCCGGAAGCCTAGTCAACTTCCTTCCTCAACATGGCATAGCAGTGCCCTGAAGCCGTCGTCCACGCCGGCCCCGATTCATGTGAGCAACGGAGAGACGGTTGCCGCAGCTGTCGGCGCGGTTATTATCGGAGGAATCCTGGGTGGCTTTGTCATGGCGCCCTCTGGTGCGCTTCTGCCCATCGCGGCGGGACAGACTGCGGTGTTGTCGGCAGCGGCCGGCTCCGGGGCCGCCGGGTCGATGCCCGAATTCGAACTGGATCCCGTCGAAGACAAGCCTGATCTGCCCGAGTCTGTCCCGGAGGTCAAGCCCACCCAGCAGAAGCCCACTGAGAAGCCCACCGAGAAGCCTGCGACGCCCACGCAGGTCCCCACTCCCTCTCAGTCTTATGACCCGGAGACTGCATCTGAGACCTACGACCCATGGACTTCTTCCGCACCGTGGTCATCCTCGGCTCCCCCATCAGAGTTTCCTTCCTCAACGAGCGCACCCTTCTCCTGGACCTCATCGGAGCCTGCCTCCTCTCTTGTGACCACCTCATCTGTGTGGAGCACTACCATCGCCACTTCGACTTCTTCAGCCGCTCCGACTAGCACTGCACTCAACTGGATCGACCACGACAAGGTCGCCGCCTTGAACGAGGCAACGTCTCTGGGATTGGAGGGCCAACTTCAGCTCCGGTTCAACCCTGAGCTGTTCGTTTCTGGAGGTTGTGATCCCTATCCGGCTGTTGACGCCTTTGGAAGTCTCGG AGCTGGTTTGAGACCTACCGGTGGCGGACGAAGCGGATGCGGCAACGGCGGAACCGGACAGGTCTACGTCCGCCGCGGAAGCAGTCAAGGCCGTACCGCCATTATGTACTCATACTACTTCCCCAAGGTTCGCTGGGCCAAGGGCAACGACAACGGCCACACTCACTACTGGGCCAGTATCGTCGTCTGGGTCAACCGCTGGGGCTGCGAGGGCGACACGGACGTATCGGCCGTCTTCCCCGTTGGCGTGTCGTTCACCAGGGATCACACGCTATGGGATACTGCACAGACTGGCGACATCTCCTACTTAGAGTCGACGCACCCCAAGATGCAGATTCACGACAACGCCATGTCGCCTTTCACGGGCGCTGATGGTGACAAAGTCTTTGAGCGCACTCTCGTGGCTTGGGATGCCCTTCCTGACGCGGCTGAGCGCGCGCTGTCTCTTGTTGAGTATGAGAAGACCCAGGTGCCGTTCATTGACGCCAACTTCCAGACCTATCTCGATGCTGCGTATAAGGAGAGCTTCTACGGCGCCTTGACTGATCAGCAGGGCTGCGGCGGCACCAACTAG
- a CDS encoding phytanoyl-CoA hydroxylase: MPHAESPTPDAPPTINGVQLHVNDDLLSANEVEPLIQSHLTEDFDVLRQRYRQHGYLLIKGLIPREDVLSARESYFNSLAPSGVIKPGTSPREGIFDDAKSAADYPGIGAGSVKNAAPGETDRSEIFTEAALKAHTEDWYAGSEDGSVRGFCNHPVLRNFVAEFTGWGDENTLTVKRTLLRNNTPGNKAIGVHYDQSFMRYGEPTSVTAWVPIGDVRLEGGGLIYMQDGEKLGEEIENEFTTKAKAAGMSDEETKNAFNANMMSTGFLCDGPADFGRRYGKKWLVSAYEAGDVVFHSAHMIHASTKNYDPEGRIRLGTDLRFVDKRRPWDTRWDKHYSFNDGV, translated from the exons ATGCCTCACGCTGAATCACCTACGCCTGATGCCCCTCCTACCATCAATGGTGTCCAACTCCACGTCAACGACGACCTCCTCTCCGCCAACGAAGTCGAACCCCTCATTCAATCCCACCTCACAGAAGACTTCGATGTTCTCCGCCAACGGTACCGTCAACACGGCTACCTTCTCATCAAGGGCCTCATCCCCCGCGAAGACGTGCTCTCCGCACGCGAATCATACTTCAACTCCCTCGCCCCTTCAGGCGTGATCAAGCCCGGCACGTCTCCGCGAGAAGGCATCTTCGACGACGCAAAGTCAGCCGCAGATTACCCAGGCATAGGCGCCGGCAGCGTCAAGAACGCGGCGCCGGGCGAGACAGACCGCTCCGAGATCTTCACCGAGGCGGCGCTCAAGGCGCACACCGAGGATTGGTATGCCGGCTCCGAGGACGGCTCAGTCCGGGGCTTCTGCAACCACCCGGTCCTGCGCAACTTCGTCGCCGAGTTCACGGGCTGGGGTGACGAAAACACCCTAACCGTAAAGCGCACGCTCCTCCGCAACAACACCCCAGGCAACAAGGCCATTGGCGTGCACTATGACCAGTCCTTCATGCGCTACGGCGAGCCGACGTCCGTGACGGCATGGGTGCCGATCGGAGACGTCCGGCTCGAGGGCGGCGGGTTGATTTACATGCAGGACGGCGAGAAGCTTGGCGAAGAGATTGAAAACGAGTTTACAACGAAGGCAAAGGCAGCCGGGATGAGCGATGAGGAGACAAAAAATGCGTTCAATGCGAATATGATGAGCACGGGATTCTTGTGTGATGGGCCGGCGGACTTTGGACGGCGGTATGGGAAGAAGTGGCTGGTGAGCGCGTACGAGGCCGGCGATGTTGTCTTCCATTCGGCACACATG ATTCATGCTTCGACCAAGAATTACGACCCTGAGGGGCGCATCCGACTTGGAACGGATCTGCGCTTTGTCGACAAGCGCCGCCCATGGGATACT CGTTGGGATAAGCATTACAGCTTCAACGATGGCGTCTGA
- a CDS encoding ZIP Zinc transporter, with protein MNCPSRNDDITLEHPDWNQNPPFLSADLTTCEDLNGIANAREQRRARGGAGDGSDGRGDDMNYQTLPRLQPDRRLRVSGGWKHGFHPRNKKVHGGDDHTPLLWASAPARSALWGWVSWIMSVIGCSAIISALKSPEAVASFLVATKETTHSIAKRHAHTHDHDRITARSTCPTGGLGDEDAYNTPLHVGALFIILATSFLACAFPLIAKSIPAIRIPRPFFFAVRHFGTGVLLATAFVHLLPTAFTLLGNPCLSSFWVEDYPAMPGAIALAGIFLVTIIEMVFSPARQMCCRPDDAVLAPNQPEAGDETDQGQQQQRVEKRVIVDEENRAVQVNSNGGIVLTPAQQHQKDILQCMMLEVGILFHSVFIGMTLSVSVGHEFVILLIAIAFHQTFEGLALGSRIANIDWPQGSLQPWMMALAYGCTTPIGQAIGLATHRLYSPDSEFGLILVGTMNAISSGLLVFAALIELLAEDFLSDESWRVLRGSKRVWACVLVFFGAFGMSLVGAWA; from the exons ATGAACTGCCCTTCGCGCAACGACGACATCACGCTGGAGCATCCAGACTGGAACCAGAACCCGCCCTTCTTGTCTGCCGACCTCACCACCTGTGAGGATCTGAACGGCATTGCCAACGCCCGCGAGCAACGCAGGGCCCGGGGCGGCGCCGGCGATGGATCCGACGGCCGGGGTGACGACATGAATTACCAGACGTTGCCACGTCTGCAGCCCGATCGGAGGCTACGCGTTTCGGGAGGGTGGAAACACG GTTTCCATCCCCGAAACAAAAAGGTGCATGGTGGTGATGACCATACACCTCTCCTTTGGGCCTCTGCGCCCGCCCGCTCCGCCCTCTGGGGCTGGGTGAGCTGGATCATGTCCGTCATTGGCTGCTCAGCCATCATCTCTGCCCTCAAGAGCCCCGAGGCTGTCGCGTCTTTCCTTGTCGCGACCAAAGAAACTACTCATT CCATCGCCAAGCGTCACGCCCACACCCACGACCACGATCGCATTACTGCTCGCTCAACCTGCCCGACCGGCGGCCTCGGCGACGAAGATGCCTACAACACGCCCCTCCACGTCGGCGCCCTCTTCATCATCCTCGCAACCTCCTTCCTCGCCTGCGCCTTCCCGCTCATTGCCAAGAGTATTCCCGCCATCCGAATCCCCCGCCCCTTCTTCTTCGCTGTCCGTCACTTCGGTACCGGCGTCCTCCTCGCCACCGCCTTCGTTCACCTCCTTCCGACGGCCTTCACCCTTCTCGGCAACCCATGCCTGAGCTCCTTCTGGGTCGAGGATTACCCCGCCATGCCGGGCGCCATCGCCCTGGCCGGCATCTTCCTCGTCACCATCATCGAGATGGTCTTCTCCCCTGCCCGCCAGATGTGCTGCCGACCCGATGATGCCGTACTCGCCCCGAACCAACCCGAGGCTGGCGATGAAACCGATCAGgggcagcaacagcagcgcGTTGAGAAGCGCGTCATCGTTGACGAGGAGAACCGCGCCGTGCAAGTCAACTCCAACGGCGGCATCGTCCTGACCCCCGCACAGCAGCACCAAAAGGACATCCTCCAGTGCATGATGCTCGAAGTCGGTATCCTCTTCCATTCCGTCTTCATCGGCATGACCCTCTCCGTCTCCGTCGGCCACGAGTTCGTCATCCTCCTCATCGCAATCGCCTTCCACCAGACTTTTGAAGGTCTCGCCCTCGGCTCCCGCATCGCAAACATTGACTGGCCCCAGGGCAGCCTCCAGCCCTGGATGATGGCCCTTGCTTACGGCTGTACCACGCCCATCGGCCAGGCCATCGGTCTCGCGACTCACCGACTCTACAGCCCGGACTCGGAGTTTGGCCTCATCCTCGTCGGCACCATGAATGCCATCTCCTCTGGGTTGCTCGTCTTTGCCGCATTGATTGAGCTTCTGGCTGAGGATTTCCTTTCCGACGAGAGCTGGCGTGTCCTGAGGGGCTCGAAGCGCGTCTGGGCTTGCGTGCTCGTCTTCTTTGGCGCCTTTGGCATGAGTCTTGTCGGGGCGTGGGCCTAG